In Perca fluviatilis chromosome 3, GENO_Pfluv_1.0, whole genome shotgun sequence, the following proteins share a genomic window:
- the samd4a gene encoding protein Smaug homolog 1 isoform X4 codes for MMFRDQVGVLASWFKGWNECEQTVALLSLLKRVSRTQARFLQLCLEHSLAECTELQVLEGEANNPGVISQWQGESKERVISLVLTHLPLLKPGNVEAKGEYMRLLPRILAHTIEHGRHLEESRQLLSYALIHPATSLEDRSALALWLNHLEERAAARGDSLERPPPSGPHHHHHQSTPPSTLSSSGSSSSTNTSSSGNLFSLHHHQRYGSDDRLNGWQSSRDSGLGGGWHPQQQGCENGHLLLYPSSSVPATINTVGTGGGGNTILTSGGGSQQHSPLKRSVSLTPPMSGPSNQPLGHVWLSQEDLRTARGPAPDHAPLSPQSSIASSGSGGSEHLEEAGLGGGSGLHRSSFHDEGSGMRDVPAWLKSLRLHKYAALFSTMTYDEMMSLTEEQLEVTKGARHKIVISILKLKERQNLLRSLEKDVLEGSNLRAPLQELHQMIMTPIKAFVGGEEASLQRPLLSPEGKSAAPGSHLTGVGGGGGEAESGTSVIAEGDIPGQFTRVMGKVCTQLLVSRSDEDNISSYLQLIDKCLIHESFTETQKKRLLSWKQQVQRLFRSIPRKTLLDIAGYRPQRSRFGQSNSLPTAGCVGGSVSARRSLRQFQMPSRSLPGARLGLLGSGGLLGPTPRSSSSTPTGPKQGRQGLWFANPGGSNSMPSRTHSSVQRTRSLPVHTNPQTMVVFQQADLQLPVTEPDINNRLESLCLSMTEHALGDGADRTSTI; via the exons GGGTGATCAGCCAGTGGCAAGGCGAATCTAAGGAGCGGGTCATCTCGCTTGTCCTCACCCATCTCCCGCTGCTCAAACCCGGCAACGTTGAAGCCAAGGGCGAGTACATGCGCCTGCTGCCACGCATCCTGGCCCACACCATCGAGCATGGCCGTCACCTGGAGGAGTCCCGCCAGCTCCTGTCCTACGCCCTCATCCACCCAGCCACCTCCCTGGAAGACCGCTCCGCCCTGGCACTCTGGCTCAACCACCTGGAGGAGAGGGCCGCTGCCCGGGGAGACTCACTGGAAAGGCCTCCTCCTTCTGGAccgcaccaccaccaccaccagtccACGCCTCCATCCACCCTCTCCTCATCAggatcctcctcctccaccaacACCTCTTCATCAGGCAATCTCTTCTCCTTGCATCACCACCAGCGCTACGGCTCGGACGACCGCCTCAATGGGTGGCAGAGCTCCAGAGATTCAGGGCTGGGCGGAGGCTGGCACCCGCAGCAGCAGGGCTGTGAGAACGGGCACCTCCTTCTCTACCCATCATCCTCTGTGCCGGCAACCATCAACACAGTTGGAACTGGTGGAGGCGGTAACACTA TCCTGACGAGTGGAGGTGGCAGCCAGCAGCACAGTCCCCTGAAGCGCTCAGTGTCCCTCACGCCTCCCATGAGCGGCCCCAGCAACCAGCCTCTGGGCCACGTCTGGCTGTCCCAGGAGGACCTACGGACTGCTAGAGGCCCGGCCCCAGACCATGCACCTCTCTCACCCCAGAGCAGCATTGCCTCCTCGGGCAGTGGAGGCAGTGAGCATCTGGAGGAGGCTGGTTTAGGAGGAGGTTCAGGTCTGCATCGCAGTTCCTTCCATGATGAGGGCAGTGGCATGAGGG ATGTTCCTGCGTGGCTGAAGAGTCTCCGTCTCCATAAGTACGCCGCTCTCTTCTCCACAATGACCTACGATGAGATGATGTCACTGACTGAAGAACAGCTAGAG GTCACTAAAGGAGCAAGACACAAGATTGTTATCAGCATTCTGAAGCTCAAAGAAAGGCAGAACCTACTTCGCAGCTTGGAAAAG GATGTGTTGGAGGGCAGTAATCTGCGCGCCCCGCTGCAGGAGCTCCACCAGATGATCATGACGCCCATCAAGGCTTTTGTTGGCGGCGAGGAGGCCTCCCTGCAGCGCCCCCTGCTAAGCCCTGAGGGAAAGAGCGCAGCGCCCGGCTCCCACCTGACCGGGGttggtggaggtggaggggagGCCGAGTCAGGCACAAGCGTCATCGCAGAGGGGGATATACCCGGCCAGTTTACTCGTGTCATGGGAAAAG TTTGTACCCAGCTGCTGGTGTCGAGGTCAGACGAGGACAACATCAGCTCCTACCTACAACTCATCGACAAGTGCCTTATCCATGAG TCCTTCACTGAGACGCAGAAGAAGAGGCTGTTGTCATGGAAACAACAGGTCCAGAGGCTGTTCCGGTCCATTCCAAGGAAAACCCTCCTCGATATAGCAGGGTACCGACCGCAGAGGAG CCGTTTCGGCCAGTCCAACTCGCTCCCCACCGCTGGCTGTGTTGGGGGCAGCGTGTCGGCCAGGAGGAGCCTTCGCCAGTTCCAGATGCCCTCCAGGAGCTTGCCGGGTGCCAGGCTGGGCCTGCTGGGCAGCGGGGGGCTGCTGGGACCCACACCTCGCAGCTCCAGCAGCACACCCACTGGTCCCAAGCAGGGGAGACAG GGTCTCTGGTTTGCCAACCCCGGAGGAAGCAACAGCATGCCCAGCCGGACCCACAGCTCCGTGCAGAGGACCCGCTCCCTGCCGGTTCACACCAACCCACAAACCATGGTCGTGTTCCAACAAGCCG ATCTACAGTTACCAGTGACAGAGCCAGACATCAACAATCGCCTTGAGTCTCTGTGTCTGAGTATGACAGAGCACGCCTTGGGAG ACGGCGCTGACCGCACGTCAACGATATGA
- the samd4a gene encoding protein Smaug homolog 1 isoform X3, whose translation MMFRDQVGVLASWFKGWNECEQTVALLSLLKRVSRTQARFLQLCLEHSLAECTELQVLEGEANNPGVISQWQGESKERVISLVLTHLPLLKPGNVEAKGEYMRLLPRILAHTIEHGRHLEESRQLLSYALIHPATSLEDRSALALWLNHLEERAAARGDSLERPPPSGPHHHHHQSTPPSTLSSSGSSSSTNTSSSGNLFSLHHHQRYGSDDRLNGWQSSRDSGLGGGWHPQQQGCENGHLLLYPSSSVPATINTVGTGGGGNTILTSGGGSQQHSPLKRSVSLTPPMSGPSNQPLGHVWLSQEDLRTARGPAPDHAPLSPQSSIASSGSGGSEHLEEAGLGGGSGLHRSSFHDEGSGMRDVPAWLKSLRLHKYAALFSTMTYDEMMSLTEEQLEKVTKGARHKIVISILKLKERQNLLRSLEKDVLEGSNLRAPLQELHQMIMTPIKAFVGGEEASLQRPLLSPEGKSAAPGSHLTGVGGGGGEAESGTSVIAEGDIPGQFTRVMGKVCTQLLVSRSDEDNISSYLQLIDKCLIHESFTETQKKRLLSWKQQVQRLFRSIPRKTLLDIAGYRPQRSRFGQSNSLPTAGCVGGSVSARRSLRQFQMPSRSLPGARLGLLGSGGLLGPTPRSSSSTPTGPKQGRQGLWFANPGGSNSMPSRTHSSVQRTRSLPVHTNPQTMVVFQQADLQLPVTEPDINNRLESLCLSMTEHALGDGADRTSTI comes from the exons GGGTGATCAGCCAGTGGCAAGGCGAATCTAAGGAGCGGGTCATCTCGCTTGTCCTCACCCATCTCCCGCTGCTCAAACCCGGCAACGTTGAAGCCAAGGGCGAGTACATGCGCCTGCTGCCACGCATCCTGGCCCACACCATCGAGCATGGCCGTCACCTGGAGGAGTCCCGCCAGCTCCTGTCCTACGCCCTCATCCACCCAGCCACCTCCCTGGAAGACCGCTCCGCCCTGGCACTCTGGCTCAACCACCTGGAGGAGAGGGCCGCTGCCCGGGGAGACTCACTGGAAAGGCCTCCTCCTTCTGGAccgcaccaccaccaccaccagtccACGCCTCCATCCACCCTCTCCTCATCAggatcctcctcctccaccaacACCTCTTCATCAGGCAATCTCTTCTCCTTGCATCACCACCAGCGCTACGGCTCGGACGACCGCCTCAATGGGTGGCAGAGCTCCAGAGATTCAGGGCTGGGCGGAGGCTGGCACCCGCAGCAGCAGGGCTGTGAGAACGGGCACCTCCTTCTCTACCCATCATCCTCTGTGCCGGCAACCATCAACACAGTTGGAACTGGTGGAGGCGGTAACACTA TCCTGACGAGTGGAGGTGGCAGCCAGCAGCACAGTCCCCTGAAGCGCTCAGTGTCCCTCACGCCTCCCATGAGCGGCCCCAGCAACCAGCCTCTGGGCCACGTCTGGCTGTCCCAGGAGGACCTACGGACTGCTAGAGGCCCGGCCCCAGACCATGCACCTCTCTCACCCCAGAGCAGCATTGCCTCCTCGGGCAGTGGAGGCAGTGAGCATCTGGAGGAGGCTGGTTTAGGAGGAGGTTCAGGTCTGCATCGCAGTTCCTTCCATGATGAGGGCAGTGGCATGAGGG ATGTTCCTGCGTGGCTGAAGAGTCTCCGTCTCCATAAGTACGCCGCTCTCTTCTCCACAATGACCTACGATGAGATGATGTCACTGACTGAAGAACAGCTAGAG AAGGTCACTAAAGGAGCAAGACACAAGATTGTTATCAGCATTCTGAAGCTCAAAGAAAGGCAGAACCTACTTCGCAGCTTGGAAAAG GATGTGTTGGAGGGCAGTAATCTGCGCGCCCCGCTGCAGGAGCTCCACCAGATGATCATGACGCCCATCAAGGCTTTTGTTGGCGGCGAGGAGGCCTCCCTGCAGCGCCCCCTGCTAAGCCCTGAGGGAAAGAGCGCAGCGCCCGGCTCCCACCTGACCGGGGttggtggaggtggaggggagGCCGAGTCAGGCACAAGCGTCATCGCAGAGGGGGATATACCCGGCCAGTTTACTCGTGTCATGGGAAAAG TTTGTACCCAGCTGCTGGTGTCGAGGTCAGACGAGGACAACATCAGCTCCTACCTACAACTCATCGACAAGTGCCTTATCCATGAG TCCTTCACTGAGACGCAGAAGAAGAGGCTGTTGTCATGGAAACAACAGGTCCAGAGGCTGTTCCGGTCCATTCCAAGGAAAACCCTCCTCGATATAGCAGGGTACCGACCGCAGAGGAG CCGTTTCGGCCAGTCCAACTCGCTCCCCACCGCTGGCTGTGTTGGGGGCAGCGTGTCGGCCAGGAGGAGCCTTCGCCAGTTCCAGATGCCCTCCAGGAGCTTGCCGGGTGCCAGGCTGGGCCTGCTGGGCAGCGGGGGGCTGCTGGGACCCACACCTCGCAGCTCCAGCAGCACACCCACTGGTCCCAAGCAGGGGAGACAG GGTCTCTGGTTTGCCAACCCCGGAGGAAGCAACAGCATGCCCAGCCGGACCCACAGCTCCGTGCAGAGGACCCGCTCCCTGCCGGTTCACACCAACCCACAAACCATGGTCGTGTTCCAACAAGCCG ATCTACAGTTACCAGTGACAGAGCCAGACATCAACAATCGCCTTGAGTCTCTGTGTCTGAGTATGACAGAGCACGCCTTGGGAG ACGGCGCTGACCGCACGTCAACGATATGA
- the samd4a gene encoding protein Smaug homolog 1 isoform X2: protein MMFRDQVGVLASWFKGWNECEQTVALLSLLKRVSRTQARFLQLCLEHSLAECTELQVLEGEANNPGVISQWQGESKERVISLVLTHLPLLKPGNVEAKGEYMRLLPRILAHTIEHGRHLEESRQLLSYALIHPATSLEDRSALALWLNHLEERAAARGDSLERPPPSGPHHHHHQSTPPSTLSSSGSSSSTNTSSSGNLFSLHHHQRYGSDDRLNGWQSSRDSGLGGGWHPQQQGCENGHLLLYPSSSVPATINTVGTGGGGNTILTSGGGSQQHSPLKRSVSLTPPMSGPSNQPLGHVWLSQEDLRTARGPAPDHAPLSPQSSIASSGSGGSEHLEEAGLGGGSGLHRSSFHDEGSGMRDVPAWLKSLRLHKYAALFSTMTYDEMMSLTEEQLEAQVTKGARHKIVISILKLKERQNLLRSLEKDVLEGSNLRAPLQELHQMIMTPIKAFVGGEEASLQRPLLSPEGKSAAPGSHLTGVGGGGGEAESGTSVIAEGDIPGQFTRVMGKVCTQLLVSRSDEDNISSYLQLIDKCLIHESFTETQKKRLLSWKQQVQRLFRSIPRKTLLDIAGYRPQRSRFGQSNSLPTAGCVGGSVSARRSLRQFQMPSRSLPGARLGLLGSGGLLGPTPRSSSSTPTGPKQGRQGLWFANPGGSNSMPSRTHSSVQRTRSLPVHTNPQTMVVFQQADLQLPVTEPDINNRLESLCLSMTEHALGDGADRTSTI from the exons GGGTGATCAGCCAGTGGCAAGGCGAATCTAAGGAGCGGGTCATCTCGCTTGTCCTCACCCATCTCCCGCTGCTCAAACCCGGCAACGTTGAAGCCAAGGGCGAGTACATGCGCCTGCTGCCACGCATCCTGGCCCACACCATCGAGCATGGCCGTCACCTGGAGGAGTCCCGCCAGCTCCTGTCCTACGCCCTCATCCACCCAGCCACCTCCCTGGAAGACCGCTCCGCCCTGGCACTCTGGCTCAACCACCTGGAGGAGAGGGCCGCTGCCCGGGGAGACTCACTGGAAAGGCCTCCTCCTTCTGGAccgcaccaccaccaccaccagtccACGCCTCCATCCACCCTCTCCTCATCAggatcctcctcctccaccaacACCTCTTCATCAGGCAATCTCTTCTCCTTGCATCACCACCAGCGCTACGGCTCGGACGACCGCCTCAATGGGTGGCAGAGCTCCAGAGATTCAGGGCTGGGCGGAGGCTGGCACCCGCAGCAGCAGGGCTGTGAGAACGGGCACCTCCTTCTCTACCCATCATCCTCTGTGCCGGCAACCATCAACACAGTTGGAACTGGTGGAGGCGGTAACACTA TCCTGACGAGTGGAGGTGGCAGCCAGCAGCACAGTCCCCTGAAGCGCTCAGTGTCCCTCACGCCTCCCATGAGCGGCCCCAGCAACCAGCCTCTGGGCCACGTCTGGCTGTCCCAGGAGGACCTACGGACTGCTAGAGGCCCGGCCCCAGACCATGCACCTCTCTCACCCCAGAGCAGCATTGCCTCCTCGGGCAGTGGAGGCAGTGAGCATCTGGAGGAGGCTGGTTTAGGAGGAGGTTCAGGTCTGCATCGCAGTTCCTTCCATGATGAGGGCAGTGGCATGAGGG ATGTTCCTGCGTGGCTGAAGAGTCTCCGTCTCCATAAGTACGCCGCTCTCTTCTCCACAATGACCTACGATGAGATGATGTCACTGACTGAAGAACAGCTAGAGGCAcag GTCACTAAAGGAGCAAGACACAAGATTGTTATCAGCATTCTGAAGCTCAAAGAAAGGCAGAACCTACTTCGCAGCTTGGAAAAG GATGTGTTGGAGGGCAGTAATCTGCGCGCCCCGCTGCAGGAGCTCCACCAGATGATCATGACGCCCATCAAGGCTTTTGTTGGCGGCGAGGAGGCCTCCCTGCAGCGCCCCCTGCTAAGCCCTGAGGGAAAGAGCGCAGCGCCCGGCTCCCACCTGACCGGGGttggtggaggtggaggggagGCCGAGTCAGGCACAAGCGTCATCGCAGAGGGGGATATACCCGGCCAGTTTACTCGTGTCATGGGAAAAG TTTGTACCCAGCTGCTGGTGTCGAGGTCAGACGAGGACAACATCAGCTCCTACCTACAACTCATCGACAAGTGCCTTATCCATGAG TCCTTCACTGAGACGCAGAAGAAGAGGCTGTTGTCATGGAAACAACAGGTCCAGAGGCTGTTCCGGTCCATTCCAAGGAAAACCCTCCTCGATATAGCAGGGTACCGACCGCAGAGGAG CCGTTTCGGCCAGTCCAACTCGCTCCCCACCGCTGGCTGTGTTGGGGGCAGCGTGTCGGCCAGGAGGAGCCTTCGCCAGTTCCAGATGCCCTCCAGGAGCTTGCCGGGTGCCAGGCTGGGCCTGCTGGGCAGCGGGGGGCTGCTGGGACCCACACCTCGCAGCTCCAGCAGCACACCCACTGGTCCCAAGCAGGGGAGACAG GGTCTCTGGTTTGCCAACCCCGGAGGAAGCAACAGCATGCCCAGCCGGACCCACAGCTCCGTGCAGAGGACCCGCTCCCTGCCGGTTCACACCAACCCACAAACCATGGTCGTGTTCCAACAAGCCG ATCTACAGTTACCAGTGACAGAGCCAGACATCAACAATCGCCTTGAGTCTCTGTGTCTGAGTATGACAGAGCACGCCTTGGGAG ACGGCGCTGACCGCACGTCAACGATATGA
- the samd4a gene encoding protein Smaug homolog 1 isoform X1 encodes MMFRDQVGVLASWFKGWNECEQTVALLSLLKRVSRTQARFLQLCLEHSLAECTELQVLEGEANNPGVISQWQGESKERVISLVLTHLPLLKPGNVEAKGEYMRLLPRILAHTIEHGRHLEESRQLLSYALIHPATSLEDRSALALWLNHLEERAAARGDSLERPPPSGPHHHHHQSTPPSTLSSSGSSSSTNTSSSGNLFSLHHHQRYGSDDRLNGWQSSRDSGLGGGWHPQQQGCENGHLLLYPSSSVPATINTVGTGGGGNTILTSGGGSQQHSPLKRSVSLTPPMSGPSNQPLGHVWLSQEDLRTARGPAPDHAPLSPQSSIASSGSGGSEHLEEAGLGGGSGLHRSSFHDEGSGMRDVPAWLKSLRLHKYAALFSTMTYDEMMSLTEEQLEAQKVTKGARHKIVISILKLKERQNLLRSLEKDVLEGSNLRAPLQELHQMIMTPIKAFVGGEEASLQRPLLSPEGKSAAPGSHLTGVGGGGGEAESGTSVIAEGDIPGQFTRVMGKVCTQLLVSRSDEDNISSYLQLIDKCLIHESFTETQKKRLLSWKQQVQRLFRSIPRKTLLDIAGYRPQRSRFGQSNSLPTAGCVGGSVSARRSLRQFQMPSRSLPGARLGLLGSGGLLGPTPRSSSSTPTGPKQGRQGLWFANPGGSNSMPSRTHSSVQRTRSLPVHTNPQTMVVFQQADLQLPVTEPDINNRLESLCLSMTEHALGDGADRTSTI; translated from the exons GGGTGATCAGCCAGTGGCAAGGCGAATCTAAGGAGCGGGTCATCTCGCTTGTCCTCACCCATCTCCCGCTGCTCAAACCCGGCAACGTTGAAGCCAAGGGCGAGTACATGCGCCTGCTGCCACGCATCCTGGCCCACACCATCGAGCATGGCCGTCACCTGGAGGAGTCCCGCCAGCTCCTGTCCTACGCCCTCATCCACCCAGCCACCTCCCTGGAAGACCGCTCCGCCCTGGCACTCTGGCTCAACCACCTGGAGGAGAGGGCCGCTGCCCGGGGAGACTCACTGGAAAGGCCTCCTCCTTCTGGAccgcaccaccaccaccaccagtccACGCCTCCATCCACCCTCTCCTCATCAggatcctcctcctccaccaacACCTCTTCATCAGGCAATCTCTTCTCCTTGCATCACCACCAGCGCTACGGCTCGGACGACCGCCTCAATGGGTGGCAGAGCTCCAGAGATTCAGGGCTGGGCGGAGGCTGGCACCCGCAGCAGCAGGGCTGTGAGAACGGGCACCTCCTTCTCTACCCATCATCCTCTGTGCCGGCAACCATCAACACAGTTGGAACTGGTGGAGGCGGTAACACTA TCCTGACGAGTGGAGGTGGCAGCCAGCAGCACAGTCCCCTGAAGCGCTCAGTGTCCCTCACGCCTCCCATGAGCGGCCCCAGCAACCAGCCTCTGGGCCACGTCTGGCTGTCCCAGGAGGACCTACGGACTGCTAGAGGCCCGGCCCCAGACCATGCACCTCTCTCACCCCAGAGCAGCATTGCCTCCTCGGGCAGTGGAGGCAGTGAGCATCTGGAGGAGGCTGGTTTAGGAGGAGGTTCAGGTCTGCATCGCAGTTCCTTCCATGATGAGGGCAGTGGCATGAGGG ATGTTCCTGCGTGGCTGAAGAGTCTCCGTCTCCATAAGTACGCCGCTCTCTTCTCCACAATGACCTACGATGAGATGATGTCACTGACTGAAGAACAGCTAGAGGCAcag AAGGTCACTAAAGGAGCAAGACACAAGATTGTTATCAGCATTCTGAAGCTCAAAGAAAGGCAGAACCTACTTCGCAGCTTGGAAAAG GATGTGTTGGAGGGCAGTAATCTGCGCGCCCCGCTGCAGGAGCTCCACCAGATGATCATGACGCCCATCAAGGCTTTTGTTGGCGGCGAGGAGGCCTCCCTGCAGCGCCCCCTGCTAAGCCCTGAGGGAAAGAGCGCAGCGCCCGGCTCCCACCTGACCGGGGttggtggaggtggaggggagGCCGAGTCAGGCACAAGCGTCATCGCAGAGGGGGATATACCCGGCCAGTTTACTCGTGTCATGGGAAAAG TTTGTACCCAGCTGCTGGTGTCGAGGTCAGACGAGGACAACATCAGCTCCTACCTACAACTCATCGACAAGTGCCTTATCCATGAG TCCTTCACTGAGACGCAGAAGAAGAGGCTGTTGTCATGGAAACAACAGGTCCAGAGGCTGTTCCGGTCCATTCCAAGGAAAACCCTCCTCGATATAGCAGGGTACCGACCGCAGAGGAG CCGTTTCGGCCAGTCCAACTCGCTCCCCACCGCTGGCTGTGTTGGGGGCAGCGTGTCGGCCAGGAGGAGCCTTCGCCAGTTCCAGATGCCCTCCAGGAGCTTGCCGGGTGCCAGGCTGGGCCTGCTGGGCAGCGGGGGGCTGCTGGGACCCACACCTCGCAGCTCCAGCAGCACACCCACTGGTCCCAAGCAGGGGAGACAG GGTCTCTGGTTTGCCAACCCCGGAGGAAGCAACAGCATGCCCAGCCGGACCCACAGCTCCGTGCAGAGGACCCGCTCCCTGCCGGTTCACACCAACCCACAAACCATGGTCGTGTTCCAACAAGCCG ATCTACAGTTACCAGTGACAGAGCCAGACATCAACAATCGCCTTGAGTCTCTGTGTCTGAGTATGACAGAGCACGCCTTGGGAG ACGGCGCTGACCGCACGTCAACGATATGA